ACAagcaacaaacaaatgaaaaactgctCAGATTCAGCAGTAGGGAAATGCAATGTAAAGTAACAATGAGTGACTACTTTACATCTGTAGCTATTACCCACATTTCTGGCAGGAAGCATAGGAAAAGATTATCTCACAAGTTGATTGTGGAAACATGAAACatcattgtttttttttgaaaagtagctttattaaaattatgtatcatatatatgggcttcccaggttgcgctgctggtaaagaacccacttgccaatgcaggagatgtaagagacctgagtttgatttctgggtcaggaagatccactggaggagggcatggcaacccactccagtattcctgtctggagaatcccatggacagaggagcctggctggctacagtccataggattgtggagttggacacaactgaagcgacttagcacagcacggcacagcactgctgctgctaagtcacttcagtcgtgtccgactctgtgtgaccccatagacggcaacccaccaggctcccccgtcgctgggattctccaggcaagaacactggagcaggttgccatttccttctccaatgcatgaaagtgaaaagtgaaagtgaagtcgctcagtcgtgtccgactcttaccgaccccatggactgcagcctaccaggctcctccgtccatgggattttccaggcaagagtactggagtggggtgccattgccttctccacggcacagcacagcattatatatatacatatatatatatatatatatatatatatatctgtccattgatgtagaATCTCACTTGTAAGTAGCTATCTGACAGCAATACAATTCCAGAGACTATGGGTATATGAACAAAGATGGTTTTGCTGCATGTTTACAGTTGCAAGATATCAAAGTGTTTATCTTCCAATTGGTGAATAGTTGAATAAATTATGGAATATTCACACTATGAATATTGCATACTGTCAAAAATGAATCAGAGCTATCTGTTTGGTGGGATTTCCTCTAAGTACTGCTGAATAAAAAAGTAAGAGGCAGGAAACTGTATATAATATGAtcccatttttataaaacaatgaTACATGCATAAGCGTGTTtgcatgtattttaaatatgtctGTCAGTGGTGACTTGATTATGGAGAAAACATACAGGTTAAATAGGAGAATGTTAGTAAGTTACCTAGGGTGAAAAAACATGGTTAGTGCAAGCTGACATGGGTAACTCAAGAATGGTGGAGGGAGCCTAGCCCATCCAACCCTCCACCCAAAATTTTAAATCAGGGGCCTTTGGAACTTGACTCTCTTATCCTGTAGCCTAACCAGCCCCCTACCCCACAACTTGATTCTTCACACCCATCCCTTGGTCATTCCTCCCACCACCAGTTATGCATGGCCTTCCATATTTTTCTCTGTGATTCTAGAATGGGACAGCCAATGCACTGAAGGGAGGGGAAGGTCCAGAGGGAACGAGGGTAAGGGTACTTTTTAATGCATGAGAATGGACCTCTGGGTCTAGAGTGCAGCTCTTGCAAATTAATGGGAGTGAGGGGAAGAGGCTAGAAGGAATACTAATTCATTCGCTCAGCTTTAGTTCTCCTTCAGTCTCAGCTTACAGACTCCATCCTCAGAGAGGAATTCTAGGTCCACCCATTTCATCTCCCTATTATTTCCTCTTATAACACTCATCATGATTTGCCAtattgtctttgtgtgtgtgtgtgtgtgtgtgtgtgtgtgtgtgtgcatgcgagCATGTGTTTATTGCCTATTCCCACCCATCCCCCCAAAAACCAGCACCACCAGGGGAGGGAGCTTGTATGTACAGCACAGTATGTCAATTGAATTAAACAATTTCCTACtcacttattcttttttattgactcactcttttattcattcctttattcatcTATTCCCTTATTCATTCCAGAAACATGTTCTGTTGGCCAATGACTTTTGCCCTGATCCGAATCTTCCACTTTCTAGGATGActttggggagagggggaggcTGGGAGTGGGGGCATGACTGCAGAATTCCGGGAATGTGCATCTACAACTTGGGAGAGCTGGGTGAATGTAAAGCTCTCTAGGGAAGGAGGGAAAATTTCAAAAAAGCATAAGGTGCTGGAGGATCAGAGAAGAGGACAAAGTTGGGAGTGATAGGGTGGAAGCTGGGCAGATGGAGACTTCTctctgcccccaccacccccaggccCGCATCTTCCTGCTGCCAGCGTTTGCTCTGCCAGGCAGAGGCTCTCCCCATCTCTGCATGTTGAAATCCTACCCTTCCTTGCAGGGCCAGACCAGATGTCCTCGAAGTCTTCCTTGACTCCTCCAGCTGGAAGGGCCACTCCCTGCTGCAAACAAACTTCCAAAGTCTGGACCTCCCTCGTGGTGCTGACCACTTCCTGCTTGTGCTATGGTgcagcccctccctctgcccaatAGGCAGAGGCTCTGCCTGCCTGTTCCCAGGGATCTCAAGGGGCCCGGGGCCCAGCACCAAGCGGATACTCAAGCCTAATGTGTGAGCAGCATTGTGTGTTCAGAGGGCAGTGATGatgaccccattttacagatggggaaatggaggcacagatgcAGGGCATGGTTTGCTTCCAAAGCAAAGCTGCAGCACAGCCTAGGCTCAGCTTGCATATCTGGTCCCAGGGGCAGGGCTCTTTCCAGGGCAGCTGATGGGAGGTGGGGGTAGGGTGCGGTGGGGTGGGAGCTGGGTCCTGAGAACCAGCAGGCCACAGAGATTTGGAGTTCGAATGGCCAAGTTCAGGGAAAGCACAATTGGGGAGGAGCCAAGGTATTTATTATGCTTGGTCTCCAGCTCCAAACAGAGCTGATGGATGGAGCTGCTCCAGTTCCTATAAACAGCttgggcctccctcccctccatgtTCTCAGCAccacagccccagctgatccCAGGGAGATGAGGGTGGAGCAGAGATGActgagggaggggaaggagaagaggcGAGTCGGGGGTAAGGAGGGGACGGAAAAGAGAAGCCAGGGTCCTAGAGGCAAGAGGAACTGAGGGGAACGAGGATGGTGAAAGAAGATTCCTCTTCCCCAGAGCAGTCCCACTGGGTCTCCAGGGTCTGTCTGAGAAGCCTGTCACCCATTCTTGGTTTGATCTTAATCCCCACAAGACTTTAGGTCCTAGAGGGCAGGGCCATCCATTCAGGAAGCCTTTTCTTTGAATTTGCCTCTGTGCTGGCTCACGGCCCCGGGGATACAGGAGGGACTCTGGGTAGGACCTCCCTCCAGGAGCTCCTGGTCTAGTGGCAGGTCAGGCCGACACCCTGATGTTGCAGcccagggcagccagagctgTCCGTGGCTGGAGGAGGGAAATCAGGATGGTcttctcagaggaggtgatgCTGGCAGGGGCATTTTgagcagaggaggtgggagagcGCCGGGAGTTGGGAGGGTCAGGAGTCAGTGCTGCCTAATGGTTAAGATTGCTGGCTCCAGAGAGAAGCAGGtgaacctgggttcagtctcagCTCTGGCACTTGACAGCTGTGGGATCTTGAGTCTCGGTGTCTCTAAAGTGAGGATGACAATtacagaaatgtttttaaagcgTGTTAGAATTCTCTTCAGCCACGTATGTCAAGTGTTCAGTTCAGGCCCCAACCTGGAGGTGCCAATTAAGGGTCAGCTTGGAATAAGAGGTGGGAAGCGGCCAGAGAGAGATGGAGCTGGAGGGTTGCAGGACCTGTGAGCTACTAAACAGCAAGGGTGCAGAGAGCAGACAGTGGATCCTAGATTCCAGGAGGGGGATTGAGCCAGCATAGGGAACCGACAGGGTGCAGCAGCTGGTGGGCCAGGGCTGCTGGGCCCCCGCCCTCCCACCTGGCCTGCAAGCCTAGCTCCTACTGGGCCCTGGCCCTGGTGGAGCGCCACAACGGCTCACCGGACCAAGTGAGCCTGGTGGCCTGGCACTGCCGTCTGTCTGTGACAGGGCCTGTGCACTGGCCTCCCCTCTCTTTGGAACTTGCCGGATGCTCTGATGACCTAGTTGGCAGCTGTGTCCATGCTCAGCTGAAAACAGGAATTTCTGCCTTGCTGGGGGTCTTGGCCAGGTGAGCACACTCCTCTGTTTGCCAGGAAAAGAGGTTAGGGGCCTGGAGGCTCCCGCAGAGCCCTGGACTGTGCTCAGTCCGTGCTACTGTCCTCCTGTGGGCCATCAAGGAGCATTTCCTGTGTGCCAGGGCATTGAATCACATAAAtgctcaccccccaccccagccccatccATGAAATAGGCATTTCAATTTTTCCTTTGGAGAATAGGAGCTGGGAGCAGGAACAGAGAGGTGAGAGGCCACAGCCCAGAGAAGAAGCTGGGCTGGAGAAATCTCCAGGGTActtgggggatgggggaggcagaGCTGGAGCCTGTGGGAGAGAAGGTGGAAAAGAGGTTGGCACCTGCAGAGGGGGTGGTGTCTCACTGTCAGGCAGCTGAGAAGGGATGATGGAACCACATGAAGATAAGCACAGGGGGCTGCAAAGTGGGACAGCCCGGGCACCCACTCCCTGTCCTCTAGACTTTGCCTCAGTGCCCCTCACCggactcccacccccaccccaggtgaGGTGGCTCTTGTTGCTTCCCCTAGACCCCACAGCCCACACTCTCACCCTCCAATTCCCTTCTAGGAACCATGAATGCTCTTCTTCTGACCCCTCTTGATTCTTCCAAGTTCAACCTTGAGCAGCCTGGCTGCTCACTCTCAATCCTCCAGCCCCTGGGAGGTCTTTAACTCTCTAGCTGGGGAGGCCTTTGGGTGTCAAGGTAGCAGGGCTGGATGCTCAGGAAGGTCTGGGGCTGGAGACAGAGATGTGGGCATCGTCAGAGCGATGGGGCAGCCACATCAGTGAGGATGATGATGTTCCTGGGAGAAGAGTCCTTCTGATTGCCTGATGGCTTGAGGAAGATGAGCACACAGCGAAGCCCCAAAAGGAGTGGCATCTAGGGTCCTAGATGTAAGGGGAGTGTCCCAAGGGAAGAGTGTGGATGATTGGGGGATAGAGGCAGGCCCCACAGTGGAGGGGTCAGGGAGACATTGTCTGAAAAGTACAACCTTGGTGACCTcagccctgggttggggagattgcTGGGGACAGCTGGAAGTGGCCTGGAATAGATTAGGatggaggggaggcaggggaagcTACTTTACTGAGAAGTTTACCCATGATGTCGGGAAAGGAAGGGGGAAAGTGGTTTAAGGGTCTTCGTACTGTTTTTAAGATGGGCAAGACTTGAGCACAGCTGAAATCTGCGaggaagacagaagcagagaggagaggCTAAAGGGAGAGcaaagtgagaaaataaatgagtgaGAGAGGACAGGACATGCTGCCTCTGGACAGGGTGGGGAGCGGGTATAGAGGAAGCACTCGAATGaagctgcagagagagagagagaggcactAACAGGCTCCTGCTGGAAGTCACCGTTTTCTTCGCAGGTGGGGAGCAGCGTATGCCTAGTGTGAGGAGACAGAGGTGTGGTAGGGGCATGATGGTGGCTGAGGCACCAAGGGTCAAGATGGTGAGACCCAGGACCTCAGTCTCCCACCCAGTGGTCCTCCACCTGTCTCCCCAGGGGTCTGCCATGAGGCTTCAAAGCCTGGAAGAGAAGTAGAGGAGGGCAGAGTTCAAGTGGATGCAAAGATTCCCAGCAGCAAGGAGGAGGCCGGCAGGCTGCACCATTTCtccaaaatcattttttaatacaTTCATGTGGGTTACACAAAGAGCGGGTCCTGAGGCCTGGGTTGTGGCCTGGCTCCCAGGAGGTGAAAGCAGCATCCTGTAGTGTTTTCAAAGATCAGGCGTGAAGGGGCCCACGCCTTGCCCTCAGGCCTGAGGAAGAGTGTTTGTGTGCACTGAGCACCTGTGGTCATGATCCCGAACAGGACCGGACCCACCAGCTGCCCCATTCGCCACCAGGGCCCCCGGCTGGGGCCAGGCCACCAGGCCAGGTTCTGGCCCTGCTCTGCCATGGACTCCCTGAGTCTTTGaccctctcagcctcagttttctcatctgtaaaatggggtgggCAGAGGGCCATTTTCATCATCTCATACTTTACCGAGCACCATCGTGAGCCTGAGTGCAGGCCAAACACAGTAAGAAGGTGAAGACCATGACACCGAGTCCTGGGCTCATCCCAGGGCTTCCTTTGTCCCCAGACAGCCCACGATTCCATGGGCTATATCTGCATGGGATTTTTCTATGCATTTTTCTAGGGGGAAAAATTCCCTGCATGACAAGGACCAGAAAGGGAGGTTGGAGCCAGCATCATCTTGTGATGTGACAgctgagagagaggaggaaactgCCCAGGTCCAACCCCCAAACCCCCCAACCCTGACTCCCTCAGTGAAGTCTGAGATCTGAATCTACCTTTTTTCACAGGCTCTGTCCTGACTTAAGCAGCTCTGAGCAAGTTCCAGTCTCTTCCTAAGTCTCAGCTGTTCTATCTATGTACCAGGGAGGTTGGACTCAATGGTCTCAAATTCCAGGCTATGCTCAacagagggagaaggagggaaggaattcTAGGGCTCGATGAGAAAAGGAGAGCCCACCTAGTCAGCAAAGGATGGAATaagagaaacagaggcacagaaggAGGAGCGGGCCTGTGGCTGCCCGTCTTCTCTCTGCCCgcctgggagagaggaaggagaagagcGGGTGGGTGTGCCCAGATGCTCCCTGGCCCCGTTCCAGCCATATGGGGCCATTTCCTGTCCATCTTACAGCCTGCAGCCCCCGCAGTGGCCAAGCTCAGGCTCTGGACGCAGGAGGATGTGAGGCTGGAGCTCAGTTCTGGCATTTCTTAGCTGGAGATCCCTGGAGGGAGACTTTCAGAGCCTCTAGTTAAATGGGATAATATACCAACCTCAGAGGGTTGTCATAAAGAGGCAAATGCAGGCTTGGGTTTGTCATTGCTGCCAAGTGTGGTGTAAAACAGAACCAGAAACCTAAGGGTCTCACTCCTGGCTCACTGGCCAGGATGGGGCTCAGCTGGAGCAGCAGGCCTGAGCAGGACCTGGACAGGGaaagggcgggggcagggggtgggggggtggcggcTAGGGCAGTTATCTGGACCCATGTGTGCAACCTGAGGGTGCCAGGTAGGAAAGCGCCTGTGCAGAGCAGAAAACAGACCAGTCCAGGGCTGGGCCAGAGCCCAGGGAGACTGCCTCTTAACCGACCCTGCCAGAGCTGCCAAAGCCTGCCTAACAGCACTGGATCCAAGCCTTACTCAAGTGGCTCCAGCTTTCTTCCGGTCACAAGCTCTTCATGTTTCAGAGAAGCTGAAAGTCATTATCAGAAGATGTGACAAATAGTCTGCTTGGAAATGTCTCAGACAAATCCTCTTGGTCTTGCCCCTTTCTTGCCCTGGCCCGGCCAGGGAAGGACTATCCACATTCAGCCAGCTGGGGCTGCAGAACTTTGGAGCCCTGGCTTTCACACTCCACGTGGTGACCGCACACTCTGTGACCACCTGCCCACTCAGACTGGGCAATGCTGAGGGCAGGGATGTGTCTCATTCCCCGGCGCCCCCAGTGCCTAGGGCAGGATGTGGCACAAAACAGATGCTTGGCAAAGATCTGTAGATGTGATGGGGTCAGCCTTACACTCTGTCACTCCTGAAACTGCCCAACTTCCGGCTTCCACAGCTGGACTACATGATGTGCGGCCTGAGAAGTGGGTCACCTGCTGGTGCAGCAGGACACGGGGAAAGGAGCCCTGGGCTGGGACTGAGAGACCGAGGGTCTTGGACCCTGGCTTACTGTGTGATCATGGGTCAGTGCCCAACCTTCTCCGTGCCTCTGGCTCCCCCACTGCCCCAGCAGGGTCTCCCGACAGAGCCCGTGTGTGGCCTCCAAACTCTCTAGGCTTTGTACTGTTGGCTGAACTTCTGCCGGCGCACACAGCAGCAGGTGGCCAGCGTGGTGAGCAGGATGGCAGACACCACTGCAAAGGTGAGGATGATAATGAGGTTGACATTCTTGAGACCCCCCTTCTCACAGTCCTCGGGACGCACGTGAGTCAGGGACACCTCCTCCTGAGAGCCAAAGCGGCAGATCAGGTCCTGGGTGGCATCCACGTCCACACGGCCCTGGTGCAGCTGGGCCGCCAGCCAGCCATTGCCGCAGCAGCTGAGGGGGTTCCCCTGCAGGTAGAGGCGCCGTAGGCTGTTTTCCAGGCCGCCCATGGCACTGCCCGGAAGGAGGCTGAAGCTGTTGTTCCTCAGATCCAGCACCTCCAGGGACACAGCCTGTGTCCAGGCAGGCAGGCGGCTCAGGCGGTTCTCAGCCAGATTGAGCTGCTTGAGGCAACTGAAGCAGGGCAGGTCCACCTGCAGGATGGCCAGCCCATTGCCCTGCAGGGCCAGGACCTCCAAGGAGCCCTCCAGGCCCGCCAAGGCCCCTGGGGCCACTTCCAGCCCAGGGTTAGAGGAGAGGTCCAGCTCGGCCAGTGGCGTGTGGAGGAAGGCACCTGCCCGCAGTATCTCCATCTCATTGTCCGCCAGGTTCAGGACACGGAGGGAGGAGATGCCAGAGAAGGCCACACAACCCAAGGGTCCAGGCTCAGCTGGGCCCCCACAGGGGCTGAGCCGGTTCCCCTGCAAGTTAAGCCTCTGCAGACTGGCCAGGCTGGTGAAGGTGTACGGCGGCAGGTCCCGCAGGGCATTGTCCTGTAAAAGCAGCGTCCACAGGGACCCCAGGGCCCTGGCACCCAGCTCGAGAGTCTCCAGCGCATTGTGGCTGATGTCCAGAAGCATCAGGCAGGGCAGGGAGCCGGGCTGGGCCTCAAAGGCCCGCAAACAGTTCCGGCTGAGGTTCAGGGAGCGCAGGGAGGTCAGGGGCTCAAGAAAGCCCTCCGGGACGAGCTCAATCTCATTGTAGCTCAAATCCAGATTCAAGAGCTGGGAGAGGGGTTGGGTGCTGGCATTGCGGCTGGGGTTGGAGAGGGGCAAGGATGACCAGCCCTCGGAAGGCGCATGGAGGCCCTCGCCTCCACCCCGGGGTGGCTCCGCAGGGAGCCGGATGAGGTTGTTGGACGCGTTCAGGTAAATGAGTCTCGGGAGTGCGCTTAGGTCGGGAAAGTGGAGCAGTTTGTTCTCCCGCAGGTCGAGCCAGGCGAGCTGGTACTCGGCCCGCGGCTCCGGGGCCGTCTGAAAGGCCTCGATACTGTTGCAGCTCAGATCCAGGACGCGCAGCTGCTGGAGGCTGAAATCGGAGATGCAGGTGAGGGAGTTCCTGGAGAGGTTGAGGTGCACCAGGCGGGGCAAGGCCTCAAAGGCACCATCTTCGATGTCCATCAGCACGTTGCTGTGAAGGTCCAGCCGCTCCAGCGCGGGTGTACTCGAGAAGGTGCTGCGGCCCAGGCGCGTCAGGCTGTTCTCCGCCAGTGAGAGTGTGCGCAGGGCGGGCGCCTCCCCCAGCAGCTGCTCCACCAGGCCGCTGTACAGGCTGTTCCCCGACAGGTCCAGGGACGTCAGGTGCAGCAGGGGGCCCAGTCCCCCAGTATTCAGCGCTGTGCCCACCGCCAGGTGGTTGTGGGCCAGGTTGAGGTGTTCCAGGTGGGGCAGGGCCTGGAAGACCCCTGGCTGGAGGAAGCTGATCTCGTTGGCGCTCAGGTCCAGGTGACGAAGTGCCGTGTAGAAGCCCAGGGGCAAGGCCAGGATGCTTCGCAGCTGGTTCCCAGATAAGTTGAGGACCTCGATGTCCCGTGAGAGCACCGAGGGGACCTGGAGCAGGCTACGGCCCTGGcaccagacctccttgtccacctggggaggtgggagggcagggagagcaGTGGGCATTAGTGCATGCCGTAGGAGGTAGAACCCAACACTCGCCTCTAGGAAGGATGACTTGAGCCCCCACCAGGCTTGGCTAGGCCTCTCTTCTGTCCTCCCAGCATGATTCAGGTCCTCCACCCCAGCCTAATCCCCCTAGGTCTGCATGATCCCTACCCTGCTCCCTGCTGCTGTCTTTGGTACACGATAGagcagtgcttccctggtggctcagagggtaaagtgtctgcctgcaatgcgggagacccgggttcaatccctgggtcaggaatatcccctggaggaagaaatggcaacccactccagtactcttgcctggagaattctatggacagaggagcctggtgggctacagtccatgcggttgcaaagagtcggacacgactgagcgacttcacttcacagcaGCGCTGGCATCAAGGAGGGACTCAAGGAAGCTTTGGTGGGTAGCCATACAGATGATAGACAGAAGGAAAAATGCACTAACAAAAAAATTCTGTACTCACTATTATCCTATTTTACAGGAAACTAAGCCACGTATCATTTAGAGTGAGCCAGAGCCAGTGAGGAGCAGGGCCACTCTGGGACCCAGACCTCCTCGTTCCACATCCCAAGTTCCTTCTATGGACCCACAGAGGTAAACTTACTCAGCTGATGTTAGATTAGAAACCACTCTGGGAGAAATGtttccaaaaatgaaaaatgctcTTTCCACTCTAGTCCTCTGTTTTAATTCTGGTCTCGCACCCTCAGATCTCATTCGAACCCTCACTCCATGGGGCACAACTCTGGTTCCAGAGCCTGCCTTCCTTGCTGACACTCCCTAGATGTGACCTCTTTCCTGCTGCTCCATctacctcaccccacccccaccccatcagtGGCTTCAGTTCCCATGGTCCAGTCCAGATGGGCCCCCAGAGATGGGGTTGGGGCCGGGAAAAAGATGACCAGAGTCCCAACCCATATTCTTTGTTGACAAGAGCTGATTTTGCTGTATGAGCTCCATCTGGTTCTGATCCAGAATGTAACTCATCCTTCCCCAATGCCTATtcagcattttatattttatttcacattttcagaCCCATAGTCTCATTGGATTGTCACGGTAGCCTGCCCATCAAACATGATCACCTCTCTTTAAGAAACTCaagctcagagaggggaagagagggtctAGTATCACCCAGCTGGTGAGGAACAGAGCTAGTAGCttttgaaccccagtctcctaacAACTGAAGACCCCACTTTTGTCCTCCACCACATGTGCCTTCAGGGGCCAGAATTCTTTCCATGTGAATGCAGTCTCCCTCTGTCATTTCCGGCACACCAGGAACCCCAGCCTTTCCCAGCAAAGGCTCTGACTTCCATAAGCACCCAGCTCAGGCCCACTCCACCCCAGCCTCTCTGTCTTCACTGACCCCTTCTGACAGGTCTGCCAGCCGAATGCCTGGAAACTGTCAGAAACTCCACTCTGACCATGCTGCCCTTGACTTAAACCCCTTCCAGGCAGAGCCAGGACCCTCAGCAGGGTTCAACGTTGTTTGTGGTCCCTGCTGATCTTCTCCCAACCCACCCTAGCCCAGCCCACACCTGACCACGGCCCACTGCACCCTCCCACACCCACCTCTCAGCCCCCTTCCTGCTTCTCCTTGTGTTGGCTGTGCTCTGCCCAACCAGAGCAGGATCT
This sequence is a window from Bubalus kerabau isolate K-KA32 ecotype Philippines breed swamp buffalo chromosome 15, PCC_UOA_SB_1v2, whole genome shotgun sequence. Protein-coding genes within it:
- the LRRC32 gene encoding transforming growth factor beta activator LRRC32 — its product is MSHQILLLLAVLTLGLATSQHRDKVPCRKVDKEVWCQGRSLLQVPSVLSRDIEVLNLSGNQLRSILALPLGFYTALRHLDLSANEISFLQPGVFQALPHLEHLNLAHNHLAVGTALNTGGLGPLLHLTSLDLSGNSLYSGLVEQLLGEAPALRTLSLAENSLTRLGRSTFSSTPALERLDLHSNVLMDIEDGAFEALPRLVHLNLSRNSLTCISDFSLQQLRVLDLSCNSIEAFQTAPEPRAEYQLAWLDLRENKLLHFPDLSALPRLIYLNASNNLIRLPAEPPRGGGEGLHAPSEGWSSLPLSNPSRNASTQPLSQLLNLDLSYNEIELVPEGFLEPLTSLRSLNLSRNCLRAFEAQPGSLPCLMLLDISHNALETLELGARALGSLWTLLLQDNALRDLPPYTFTSLASLQRLNLQGNRLSPCGGPAEPGPLGCVAFSGISSLRVLNLADNEMEILRAGAFLHTPLAELDLSSNPGLEVAPGALAGLEGSLEVLALQGNGLAILQVDLPCFSCLKQLNLAENRLSRLPAWTQAVSLEVLDLRNNSFSLLPGSAMGGLENSLRRLYLQGNPLSCCGNGWLAAQLHQGRVDVDATQDLICRFGSQEEVSLTHVRPEDCEKGGLKNVNLIIILTFAVVSAILLTTLATCCCVRRQKFSQQYKA